The Yersinia intermedia genome window below encodes:
- the rbsD gene encoding D-ribose pyranase yields MKKGALLNSDISAVISRLGHTDQVVIGDAGLPIPATTTRIDLALTRGVPGFLQVLEVVTQEMQVESAVLAEEIVKNNPQLHEALLAQLSQLEQHQGNQIVLRYISHEAFKEQTKQSRAVIRSGECSPFANIILCSGVTF; encoded by the coding sequence ATGAAAAAAGGCGCATTACTTAATTCTGATATTTCCGCTGTTATCTCCCGCCTGGGTCATACCGATCAGGTTGTGATAGGTGATGCGGGGCTGCCAATACCGGCAACCACCACACGTATCGATCTGGCACTGACACGAGGCGTCCCTGGATTTCTTCAGGTTCTTGAGGTGGTAACGCAAGAAATGCAGGTTGAAAGTGCAGTCTTAGCGGAGGAGATCGTTAAAAATAATCCGCAACTCCATGAAGCGTTACTCGCACAACTATCACAACTTGAGCAACACCAGGGAAACCAAATTGTTTTGCGTTATATCAGCCATGAGGCTTTTAAAGAGCAAACCAAACAAAGCCGGGCAGTGATCCGTAGCGGGGAATGTTCCCCCTTTGCTAATATCATTCTCTGCTCCGGCGTAACCTTCTGA
- the rbsA gene encoding ribose ABC transporter ATP-binding protein RbsA: MQPLLQLKGIDKAFPGVKALSGAALSVYPGRVMALVGENGAGKSTMMKVLTGIYSKDAGSQYFMGKEVVFNGPKDSQEAGIGIIHQELNLIPQLTIAENIFLGREFVNRFGGIDWKKMYAEADLLLARLNISYSSHRLVGELSIGDQQMVEIAKVLSFESKVIIMDEPTDALTDTETASLFNVIKELKAEGRGIVYISHRLKEIFEICDDVTVFRDGQFIAEKPVDSLTENALIEMMVGRKLEEQYPRLNIPRGEKRLQVKQLCGPGVKDVSFTLYSGEILGVAGLMGAGRTELMKIIYGALPRKSGFVMLDGREVVTHSPQDGLANGIVYISEDRKRDGLVLGMSVKENMSLTALRYFSRSGGSLKHAEEQQAVSDFIRLFNIKTPSMEQPIGLLSGGNQQKVAIARGLMTRPKVLILDEPTRGVDVGAKKEIYQLINQFKQEGLSIILVSSEMPEVLGMSDRILVMHEGQLSGEFSIEQATQEVLMAAAVGKRDVLKNNLFTL; encoded by the coding sequence ATGCAACCTTTGCTGCAACTTAAAGGAATTGATAAAGCCTTTCCCGGCGTTAAAGCACTCTCCGGTGCCGCACTGAGTGTCTATCCTGGCAGGGTGATGGCACTGGTAGGCGAAAATGGCGCCGGAAAATCGACCATGATGAAAGTGCTGACCGGCATTTACAGTAAGGATGCTGGCAGCCAGTACTTTATGGGTAAAGAAGTGGTGTTTAATGGCCCAAAAGATTCGCAGGAAGCGGGCATTGGCATTATCCATCAGGAACTTAACCTGATCCCTCAATTAACTATCGCAGAAAATATCTTCTTAGGGCGTGAGTTTGTTAATCGTTTTGGCGGCATCGATTGGAAAAAGATGTATGCCGAAGCCGATTTACTGCTGGCGCGCCTTAATATCAGTTACAGCAGCCATCGGCTGGTGGGCGAGCTTTCCATTGGTGATCAGCAAATGGTGGAAATCGCCAAAGTGCTGAGCTTTGAATCCAAAGTGATCATTATGGATGAGCCAACCGATGCACTCACCGACACTGAAACCGCCTCTCTGTTTAATGTGATTAAAGAACTAAAAGCGGAAGGTCGCGGGATTGTTTATATCTCTCACCGGCTAAAAGAGATTTTTGAGATTTGCGACGACGTCACAGTATTCCGTGATGGGCAATTTATCGCCGAAAAACCGGTTGATAGTCTGACTGAAAACGCACTGATTGAGATGATGGTGGGCCGTAAGCTGGAAGAACAGTACCCGCGCTTGAATATACCCCGTGGTGAAAAGCGTTTGCAGGTCAAACAGCTCTGCGGTCCGGGCGTGAAAGATGTCAGTTTCACTTTATACAGTGGCGAAATTTTAGGGGTTGCCGGTCTGATGGGGGCTGGTCGCACCGAGCTGATGAAAATCATCTATGGCGCGCTACCGCGTAAATCAGGTTTTGTGATGTTGGATGGCCGCGAAGTTGTAACCCATTCACCACAAGATGGCCTGGCAAATGGCATTGTCTATATTTCCGAAGACCGTAAACGGGATGGTTTAGTACTCGGAATGTCAGTTAAAGAAAATATGTCTTTGACTGCGTTGCGTTATTTCAGCCGTTCAGGTGGTTCGCTTAAGCACGCTGAAGAGCAGCAAGCGGTATCGGATTTCATTCGTTTATTTAATATTAAAACGCCTTCCATGGAACAACCGATTGGTTTGTTATCCGGTGGTAACCAGCAGAAAGTGGCTATCGCACGCGGTTTAATGACCCGGCCTAAAGTGCTGATCCTTGATGAACCTACCCGTGGTGTTGATGTTGGGGCTAAAAAAGAAATTTACCAGTTAATCAACCAATTCAAACAAGAAGGGCTGAGCATCATTTTGGTTTCCTCTGAAATGCCGGAAGTTTTGGGCATGAGTGACCGCATTCTTGTGATGCATGAAGGTCAGCTAAGCGGCGAGTTCTCTATTGAACAGGCTACCCAAGAAGTGTTGATGGCAGCAGCTGTCGGCAAGCGTGATGTATTGAAAAATAATTTATTTACACTCTAA
- the rbsC gene encoding ribose ABC transporter permease has translation MSSQTINTKRWFSKEWLLEQKSLIALLVLIAVVSSLSPNFFTLNNMFNILQQTSVNAIMAVGMTLVILTSGIDLSVGSLLALTGAVAASIVGLEVNALVAVAAALALGAFIGAITGVIVAKGKVQAFIATLVMMLLLRGVTMVYTNGSPVNTGFTDVADTFGWFGIGRPLGIPTPIWLMAIVFVAVWYMLHHTRLGRYIYALGGNESATRLSGISVDKVKIIVYSLCGLLATLAGIIEVARLSSAQPTAGTGYELDAIAAVVLGGTSLAGGKGRIVGTLIGALILGFLNNGLNLLGVSSYYQMIVKAVVILLAVLVDNKSSK, from the coding sequence ATGAGTTCCCAAACTATCAATACCAAGCGCTGGTTCAGTAAAGAATGGTTATTAGAACAAAAATCACTGATTGCGCTGCTGGTGCTGATTGCTGTGGTTTCGTCACTAAGCCCGAACTTCTTTACCCTAAATAACATGTTTAACATTCTCCAGCAGACTTCCGTCAACGCCATTATGGCGGTGGGGATGACGCTGGTTATCCTGACTTCCGGTATTGATTTGTCTGTCGGGTCATTATTGGCACTGACAGGCGCAGTGGCGGCATCTATTGTTGGGTTGGAAGTGAATGCTTTGGTTGCCGTTGCCGCTGCATTGGCACTGGGAGCATTTATTGGTGCTATAACCGGGGTCATTGTCGCTAAAGGCAAGGTACAAGCGTTTATTGCCACTCTGGTCATGATGTTGCTATTACGTGGCGTTACCATGGTTTACACCAATGGTAGCCCGGTAAATACCGGTTTTACTGATGTTGCAGATACTTTTGGCTGGTTCGGTATTGGTCGCCCATTGGGTATACCAACACCAATCTGGTTGATGGCTATCGTCTTTGTTGCTGTGTGGTACATGTTGCACCACACTCGCCTGGGCCGCTATATCTACGCATTGGGTGGCAATGAGTCAGCAACACGGCTCTCTGGTATCAGCGTAGATAAAGTTAAGATTATTGTTTATTCATTATGTGGGTTGTTAGCGACACTGGCTGGGATTATCGAAGTGGCCCGCCTGTCGTCGGCACAACCTACAGCCGGTACCGGCTATGAACTGGATGCAATCGCAGCCGTGGTTCTTGGGGGTACCAGTCTTGCGGGGGGTAAAGGGCGGATCGTTGGCACCCTGATTGGCGCGTTAATCCTCGGCTTTTTAAATAACGGTTTGAATTTATTGGGTGTCTCCTCTTACTACCAAATGATCGTAAAGGCAGTGGTTATCCTGCTGGCGGTATTGGTAGACAATAAAAGCAGCAAATAA
- the rbsB gene encoding ribose ABC transporter substrate-binding protein RbsB, producing the protein MKMKKLATLISVVALSATVSANALAKDTIALVVSTLNNPFFVSMKDGAQKEADKLGYNLVVLDSQNNPAKELANVQDLTVRGTKLLLINPTDSDAVGNAVKMANKANIPVITLDRLANSGTVVSHVASDNRFGGKMAGDFIAKKLGNDAKVIQLEGIAGASAARERGEGFKQSMDQHKFQLLASQPADFDRTKGLNVMQNLLTAHPNVQAVFAQNDEMALGALRALQTAGKTDVLVVGFDGTDDGLKAVQGGKLGATIAQRPDQIGVIGVQTANKVLKGEKVQAVIPVDLKLVTK; encoded by the coding sequence ATGAAAATGAAGAAACTGGCTACCTTGATCTCTGTTGTTGCCCTGAGCGCCACCGTAAGTGCTAACGCACTGGCAAAAGACACCATCGCACTGGTAGTTTCCACGTTGAATAATCCGTTCTTTGTTTCAATGAAAGACGGCGCGCAAAAAGAAGCGGATAAACTCGGCTACAACCTGGTGGTATTGGATTCTCAAAATAACCCAGCGAAAGAACTGGCTAACGTGCAGGATCTGACGGTTCGCGGTACCAAACTGTTGCTGATTAACCCAACTGATTCTGATGCAGTAGGTAACGCAGTCAAAATGGCGAATAAGGCCAATATCCCCGTTATCACACTCGACCGTTTGGCAAACTCTGGCACTGTGGTGAGTCACGTTGCATCCGATAACCGTTTTGGTGGCAAAATGGCCGGTGATTTCATTGCCAAAAAACTGGGTAATGATGCCAAAGTGATTCAGTTGGAAGGGATTGCGGGGGCGTCTGCTGCCCGTGAACGTGGTGAAGGCTTCAAACAGTCAATGGATCAACATAAATTCCAACTGTTAGCCAGCCAACCCGCTGATTTTGACCGTACTAAAGGTTTGAACGTGATGCAGAACCTGCTGACGGCTCACCCGAATGTTCAGGCTGTATTTGCACAGAACGACGAAATGGCGCTGGGCGCACTGCGTGCCTTACAAACAGCGGGTAAAACCGATGTGCTAGTGGTTGGTTTTGATGGCACTGACGACGGTCTTAAAGCCGTTCAAGGTGGCAAACTGGGCGCAACTATCGCTCAACGCCCTGACCAGATTGGTGTTATTGGCGTGCAAACCGCTAATAAAGTATTGAAAGGCGAGAAAGTGCAGGCCGTTATCCCGGTTGATTTGAAATTAGTGACTAAATAA
- the rbsK gene encoding ribokinase, producing MKTGKLVVLGSINADHILNVEQFPRPGETVIGKQYKVAFGGKGANQAVAAGRSGANIAFIACVGEDDIGDRVRQQLASDNIDTAPIEAIADTTTGVALIFVNGEGENVIGINAGANSAVTPEYLGRYQQHVIDADALLMQLESPLETVIAAAKLAKQHQTQVILNPAPARELPDELLTLVDMITPNETEAERLTGIHIEQDDDAAKAAQILHDKGIATVIITLGSRGVWLSEQGKGKLVAGFKVNAVDTIAAGDTFNGALLTALLEGQVMDSAVRFAHAAAAIAVTRPGAQPSIPWRTEIDSFLQGRV from the coding sequence ATGAAAACAGGCAAACTGGTGGTCTTGGGCAGCATCAATGCCGACCATATTCTGAATGTTGAGCAGTTTCCGCGCCCAGGTGAAACGGTGATCGGGAAGCAGTATAAAGTGGCGTTTGGTGGCAAAGGTGCTAACCAGGCGGTTGCTGCTGGCCGTAGCGGAGCAAACATCGCGTTTATTGCCTGTGTGGGTGAAGATGATATTGGTGACCGGGTGCGTCAGCAATTAGCCAGCGATAATATTGATACCGCGCCAATCGAGGCTATAGCAGATACCACAACCGGTGTTGCTTTGATTTTCGTGAATGGTGAAGGCGAAAACGTCATTGGTATCAATGCCGGTGCTAACTCAGCAGTTACACCTGAATATCTTGGTCGTTACCAGCAGCACGTTATTGATGCAGATGCATTATTGATGCAACTGGAATCACCACTTGAGACAGTTATCGCTGCCGCTAAATTGGCAAAGCAGCATCAAACGCAGGTCATTCTTAATCCGGCGCCAGCTCGTGAATTACCGGACGAGCTATTAACGCTGGTGGATATGATTACTCCGAATGAAACAGAAGCTGAGCGTTTAACGGGGATTCATATTGAGCAGGATGATGACGCAGCGAAAGCAGCTCAAATTCTGCATGATAAAGGCATCGCTACCGTGATTATTACCTTAGGTAGCCGTGGTGTATGGCTTAGTGAACAAGGTAAAGGGAAATTGGTTGCCGGGTTCAAGGTTAATGCCGTAGATACTATCGCAGCCGGTGATACATTCAATGGCGCATTATTGACTGCGTTATTGGAAGGTCAGGTAATGGACTCCGCAGTACGTTTTGCTCACGCAGCGGCCGCTATCGCGGTAACCCGCCCCGGTGCGCAGCCCTCCATTCCCTGGCGTACTGAGATCGACAGTTTCCTACAAGGCCGGGTATAA
- the rbsR gene encoding ribose operon transcriptional repressor RbsR, whose protein sequence is MATMKDVARLAGVSTSTVSHVINKNRFVSDPIRDKVLAVIKQLNYAPSALARSLKLNQTRTIGMLVTASSNPFYAEVVRGVERSCYERGYSLILCNTEGDIDRMSRSIETLMQKRVDGLLLMCTENHRPSQDILRCYPSLPIIMMDWAPFEGVNDVIQDNSLLGGEMATSYLIARGYTRIACIAGPQDKTPAKERLEGYRQAMDRAGLPIPSGYEVASDFEFGGGLVAMKQLLALPEPPEAVFTSNDAMAVGVYQALHQAGLSIPQDMAVIGYDDIELAQYMTPPLTTIHQPKDSLGELAIDTLIHRLNNPEAEPQVLILTPELIERGSVVSC, encoded by the coding sequence TTGGCAACGATGAAAGACGTCGCCCGCCTGGCGGGTGTATCTACGTCAACAGTCTCACATGTTATTAATAAAAATCGCTTTGTCAGTGACCCCATTCGCGACAAAGTACTGGCTGTTATCAAGCAGCTCAACTATGCCCCTTCCGCGCTGGCCCGTAGTTTGAAACTCAATCAAACCCGTACCATTGGTATGTTGGTTACCGCCAGTAGCAACCCGTTTTATGCTGAAGTCGTCCGTGGCGTGGAGCGCAGTTGCTATGAACGTGGTTACAGTTTGATTCTGTGCAACACTGAAGGCGATATCGATCGCATGAGCCGCAGCATTGAAACTCTGATGCAAAAGCGCGTCGATGGTCTGCTACTGATGTGCACTGAAAATCACCGCCCTTCTCAAGATATTCTGCGTTGCTACCCGTCATTACCGATAATTATGATGGATTGGGCACCCTTTGAGGGGGTCAATGACGTGATTCAGGATAATTCATTATTGGGTGGTGAAATGGCAACCTCATATTTGATTGCCAGAGGTTATACCCGAATTGCCTGTATTGCGGGCCCACAAGATAAAACCCCAGCCAAAGAACGTTTGGAAGGGTATCGCCAGGCTATGGATCGCGCAGGGTTACCTATTCCATCCGGTTATGAAGTTGCCAGTGATTTTGAATTTGGTGGCGGTTTAGTCGCGATGAAACAGTTGCTTGCGCTACCGGAACCGCCAGAGGCGGTGTTTACCAGTAATGATGCAATGGCTGTTGGGGTTTATCAGGCATTGCATCAAGCGGGGTTATCGATACCACAAGATATGGCGGTTATTGGTTACGATGATATTGAACTCGCACAATATATGACACCGCCATTGACCACTATCCATCAACCAAAAGATTCCCTTGGTGAACTGGCTATTGATACACTGATTCATCGATTGAATAACCCGGAAGCGGAACCACAAGTTCTGATTCTCACTCCCGAGCTAATCGAGCGTGGATCGGTGGTCAGTTGTTAA
- the mdtD gene encoding multidrug transporter subunit MdtD, with product MIKSARSMAGLPWLAAMAFFMQALDATILNTALPSIAESLNRSPLTMQSAIISYTLTVAMLIPVSGWLADRFGTRRVFILAVSLFTLGSLLCALSDSLAFLVASRVIQGIGGAMMMPVARLALIRAYPRSELLPVLNFVTIPGLVGPVMGPLLGGLLVTYTTWHWIFILNIPIGLLGIFYARKYMPDFTMPKRAFDIIGFLLFGSSLVLISVSLEIMGRPDIASYLPVTVLLSGLLMLLFYIFHAKGHPNPLIGLPLFKTRTFSVGIAGNVASRLGTGCVPFLMPLMLQVGFGYSAIIAGCMMAPTAIGSMMAKSAVTQVLRSLGYRTVLVGITVIIGVLIALFALQSPGMSPWMMILPLFVLGMAMSTQFTAMNTITLADLTNNNASSGNSVLAVTQQLAISFGVAISAVVLRFYDELSFGDNVDHFHYTFITMGVVTLLSSMVFLLLKPTDGDNLIQGRNGKKATQSAESEV from the coding sequence ATGATAAAATCTGCACGCAGTATGGCGGGCCTTCCTTGGCTAGCTGCCATGGCCTTCTTTATGCAGGCTTTGGATGCCACCATACTAAATACGGCACTTCCATCAATTGCTGAAAGCCTTAACCGCTCACCACTGACCATGCAGTCAGCCATTATCAGCTATACCCTGACTGTCGCTATGTTGATTCCCGTGAGTGGTTGGCTGGCGGACCGTTTTGGTACCCGGCGGGTCTTCATTCTGGCTGTATCTCTATTTACGCTAGGGTCATTACTGTGCGCACTTTCCGATTCATTGGCTTTTCTGGTGGCCTCCCGTGTTATTCAAGGGATAGGTGGGGCAATGATGATGCCGGTGGCCAGGCTTGCGCTGATCAGGGCTTACCCACGCAGTGAATTATTGCCTGTTCTGAATTTTGTCACTATCCCAGGGTTAGTCGGCCCGGTGATGGGGCCACTATTAGGTGGATTACTGGTGACCTATACCACTTGGCATTGGATCTTTATCCTTAATATTCCTATCGGCTTACTGGGCATCTTTTATGCCCGTAAATATATGCCGGACTTCACCATGCCTAAACGTGCTTTTGATATTATCGGTTTCCTGCTATTTGGTAGCAGTTTGGTCCTGATATCCGTAAGTCTGGAGATAATGGGCCGACCGGATATCGCCAGCTATCTGCCAGTCACGGTGTTACTGAGTGGTTTATTGATGTTGCTCTTCTATATATTCCACGCCAAAGGTCATCCAAATCCATTGATTGGTTTGCCGCTATTTAAGACCCGAACATTCTCGGTCGGGATTGCCGGTAACGTGGCCTCCCGTTTAGGTACCGGGTGTGTGCCTTTTCTGATGCCACTGATGTTACAAGTCGGGTTCGGATATTCAGCCATTATTGCCGGTTGTATGATGGCCCCAACAGCCATTGGTTCGATGATGGCAAAATCTGCCGTTACTCAAGTATTACGTTCACTGGGTTATAGGACCGTATTGGTAGGTATTACGGTTATTATCGGGGTACTGATTGCGCTGTTTGCGTTGCAATCACCGGGCATGTCGCCGTGGATGATGATATTGCCGCTATTTGTCTTGGGGATGGCAATGTCGACACAGTTCACTGCGATGAATACCATCACACTGGCTGACTTAACCAATAACAATGCCAGCTCAGGTAACAGTGTTTTGGCGGTAACCCAACAACTGGCCATTAGCTTTGGCGTTGCCATTAGTGCGGTAGTATTGCGGTTTTATGATGAATTATCGTTTGGTGACAATGTCGATCACTTCCACTACACCTTTATTACTATGGGTGTAGTGACATTACTTTCATCCATGGTGTTCTTATTACTGAAACCAACTGATGGCGACAATCTAATTCAAGGCCGTAATGGCAAAAAAGCCACACAATCTGCGGAGAGTGAAGTTTAA
- a CDS encoding FadR/GntR family transcriptional regulator has translation MQLNTQQQAAQRNLSYLLAEKIGQRILAGEYEAGSILPGEIELGEQFGVSRTAVREAVKILAAKGMLLPRPRIGTRVMPQTNWNYLDQELLTWWLNRENFDQVMQHFLILRTSLEPQACSLAAINANEQQRALLASLIAEMRALDTHFNREKWIQVDAQFHQLIYEASGNPFLTSFANLFSSVYHSYFRAITGDEVIKLQYHQDIVDTILAGDSQGALLACQVLLTDKN, from the coding sequence ATGCAACTAAATACCCAACAACAGGCCGCCCAGCGAAATCTCTCTTATCTGCTGGCTGAGAAAATTGGTCAGCGAATTCTCGCCGGAGAATATGAAGCCGGTAGCATACTGCCTGGTGAGATAGAGTTGGGTGAGCAATTTGGTGTCAGCCGTACTGCGGTTCGGGAAGCTGTAAAGATACTGGCAGCCAAAGGGATGCTATTACCGCGCCCACGAATTGGTACTCGAGTGATGCCACAAACAAATTGGAACTACCTCGATCAGGAGTTACTCACTTGGTGGCTGAACAGAGAGAACTTCGATCAAGTGATGCAACACTTCCTTATATTAAGAACTTCACTTGAACCTCAAGCCTGTTCATTGGCAGCCATTAATGCCAATGAACAACAGCGAGCATTGTTAGCATCACTGATTGCAGAGATGCGGGCGTTAGATACCCACTTTAATCGTGAAAAATGGATTCAAGTGGATGCTCAATTTCATCAGTTAATATATGAAGCCAGTGGTAACCCGTTTTTGACCTCTTTCGCCAATTTGTTCAGTTCGGTTTATCACAGCTACTTCCGTGCCATTACCGGCGATGAAGTGATTAAGCTGCAATACCATCAGGATATTGTTGATACTATTCTGGCTGGTGACAGTCAGGGAGCGTTGCTGGCATGTCAGGTGTTATTAACAGATAAAAATTAG